CTAAACTAGGCATGATCGTTGTTTTGATCCTTTGACGATTTACTTGCGATTTGATCAGTATTGGAAACTGCGTCTTTGTGTTTAGAATCATCGTCATCAAATAAAATATCGTAGCCACGACGCTCTAAAT
The sequence above is a segment of the Photobacterium leiognathi genome. Coding sequences within it:
- the ccoS gene encoding cbb3-type cytochrome oxidase assembly protein CcoS; the protein is MESLYILIPIAIIFVCIAVGIFLWAVKSEQFDDLERRGYDILFDDDDSKHKDAVSNTDQIASKSSKDQNNDHA